One part of the Homo sapiens chromosome 17 genomic scaffold, GRCh38.p14 alternate locus group ALT_REF_LOCI_1 HSCHR17_1_CTG9 genome encodes these proteins:
- the LOC124904094 gene encoding uncharacterized protein LOC124904094 isoform X2: MDQDIRSPNRRTSQQPSVLGGETEVPCRSPQTVLDSVLGGETEVPCRSARTVLDSVLGGETEVPCRSARTVLDSVLGGETEVPCRSARTVLDSVLGGETEVPCRSPRTVLDSVLGGEVPSRSARTVLDSVLGGEVPCRSARTVLDSVLGGLTEVPCRSARTVLDWVLGGEVPCRSARTVLNSVLGGEVPCRSARTVLDSVLGGETGSLQVPTDSVRLGAGWGGSLQVRTDGVRLGAGWGDRGSLQVRTDGVRLGAGWGDRGSLQVRTDGVRLSAGWGDRGSLQVRTDGVRLGAGWGDRGSLQVRTDGVRLGGHWVPSKNDSDVSAASEG, encoded by the exons atggaccAAGACATCAGGTCTCCAAATCGAAGAACTTCTCAGCAGCCTTCAGTgctgggtggggagacagaggttcCCTGCAGGTCCCCACAGACAGTGTTAGACTCAGTgctgggtggggagacagaggttcCCTGCAGGTCCGCACGGACGGTGTTAGACTCGGTgctgggtggggagacagaggttcCCTGCAGGTCCGCACGGACGGTGTTAGACTCGGTgctgggtggggagacagaggttcCCTGCAGGTCCGCACGGACGGTGTTAGACTCGGTgctgggtggggagacagaggttcCCTGCAGGTCCCCACGGACAGTGTTAGACTCGGTGCTGGGTGGGGAGGTTCCCAGCAGGTCCGCACGGACGGTGTTAGACTCGGTGCTGGGTGGGGAGGTTCCCTGCAGGTCCGCACGGACGGTGTTAGACTCGGTGCTGGGTGGGTTGACAGAGGTTCCCTGCAGGTCCGCACGGACGGTGTTAGACTGGGTGCTGGGTGGGGAGGTTCCCTGCAGGTCCGCACGGACGGTGTTAAACTCGGTGCTGGGTGGGGAGGTTCCCTGCAGGTCCGCACGGACGGTGTTAGACTCGGTGCTGGGTGGGGAGACAGGTTCCCTGCAGGTCCCCACAGACAGTGTTAGACTCGGTGCTGGGTGGGGAGGTTCCCTGCAGGTCCGCACGGACGGTGTTAGACTCGGTgctgggtggggagacagaggttcCCTGCAG GTCCGCACGGACGGTGTTAGACTCGGTgctgggtggggagacagaggttcCCTGCAGGTCCGCACGGACGGTGTTAGACTCAGTgctgggtggggagacagaggttcCCTGCAGGTCCGCACAGATGGTGTTAGACTCGGTgctgggtggggagacagaggttcCCTGCAGGTCCGCACGGACGGTGTTAGACTTGGGGGACACTGGGTCCCCAGTAAGAATGATTCTGATGTGAGTGCAGCTAGTGAGGGCTGA
- the LOC124904094 gene encoding uncharacterized protein LOC124904094 isoform X1: MDQDIRSPNRRTSQQPSVLGGETEVPCRSPQTVLDSVLGGETEVPCRSARTVLDSVLGGETEVPCRSARTVLDSVLGGETEVPCRSARTVLDSVLGGETEVPCRSPRTVLDSVLGGEVPSRSARTVLDSVLGGEVPCRSARTVLDSVLGGLTEVPCRSARTVLDWVLGGEVPCRSARTVLNSVLGGEVPCRSARTVLDSVLGGETGSLQVPTDSVRLGAGWGGSLQVRTDGVRLGAGWGDRGSLQVPTDSVRLGAGWGGSLQVRTDGVRLGAGWGDRGSLQVRTDGVRLSAGWGDRGSLQVRTDGVRLGAGWGDRGSLQVRTDGVRLGGHWVPSKNDSDVSAASEG, encoded by the coding sequence atggaccAAGACATCAGGTCTCCAAATCGAAGAACTTCTCAGCAGCCTTCAGTgctgggtggggagacagaggttcCCTGCAGGTCCCCACAGACAGTGTTAGACTCAGTgctgggtggggagacagaggttcCCTGCAGGTCCGCACGGACGGTGTTAGACTCGGTgctgggtggggagacagaggttcCCTGCAGGTCCGCACGGACGGTGTTAGACTCGGTgctgggtggggagacagaggttcCCTGCAGGTCCGCACGGACGGTGTTAGACTCGGTgctgggtggggagacagaggttcCCTGCAGGTCCCCACGGACAGTGTTAGACTCGGTGCTGGGTGGGGAGGTTCCCAGCAGGTCCGCACGGACGGTGTTAGACTCGGTGCTGGGTGGGGAGGTTCCCTGCAGGTCCGCACGGACGGTGTTAGACTCGGTGCTGGGTGGGTTGACAGAGGTTCCCTGCAGGTCCGCACGGACGGTGTTAGACTGGGTGCTGGGTGGGGAGGTTCCCTGCAGGTCCGCACGGACGGTGTTAAACTCGGTGCTGGGTGGGGAGGTTCCCTGCAGGTCCGCACGGACGGTGTTAGACTCGGTGCTGGGTGGGGAGACAGGTTCCCTGCAGGTCCCCACAGACAGTGTTAGACTCGGTGCTGGGTGGGGAGGTTCCCTGCAGGTCCGCACGGACGGTGTTAGACTCGGTgctgggtggggagacagaggttcCCTGCAGGTCCCCACAGACAGTGTTAGACTCGGTGCTGGGTGGGGAGGTTCCCTGCAGGTCCGCACGGACGGTGTTAGACTCGGTgctgggtggggagacagaggttcCCTGCAGGTCCGCACGGACGGTGTTAGACTCAGTgctgggtggggagacagaggttcCCTGCAGGTCCGCACAGATGGTGTTAGACTCGGTgctgggtggggagacagaggttcCCTGCAGGTCCGCACGGACGGTGTTAGACTTGGGGGACACTGGGTCCCCAGTAAGAATGATTCTGATGTGAGTGCAGCTAGTGAGGGCTGA